Proteins encoded within one genomic window of Glycine soja cultivar W05 chromosome 1, ASM419377v2, whole genome shotgun sequence:
- the LOC114410757 gene encoding protein NRT1/ PTR FAMILY 4.6-like produces MELEAPQVSTWEGYVDWRNKPALRGRHGGMLAASFVLVAEILENLAFLANASNLVLYLRHYMHMSPSKSANNVTNFMGTAFILALLGGFLSDAFFTSYRVYLISAVIEFLGLIVLTIQARDPSLKPPKCDLDTPCQEVNGSKAAMLFIGLYLVALGVGGIKGSLPAHGGEQFDETTPSGRKQRSTFFNYFVFCLSCGALIAVTFVVWIEDNKGWQWGFAISTISIFVSIPVFLAGSATYKNKIPSGSPLTTILKVLVAALLNICTYKNTSSAVVNMASSPSNPHSGRMESKLETAKASTIAETPTSHLKFLNKAVTNKPRYSSLECTVQQVEDVKVVLKVLPIFGCTIILNCCLAQLSTFSVEQAATMDTKLGSLKVPPSSLPVFPVVFIMILAPIYDHIIIPYTRKATKSEMGITHLQRIGFGLVLSIVAMAVAALVEIKRKRVATHSGLLDYPTKPLPITFLWIAFQYLFLGSADLFTLAGLLEFFFSEAPIRMRSLATSLSWASLAMGYYLSSVIVSIVNSVTGNGTHKPWLSGANFNHYHLEKFYWLMCVLSGLNFLHYLYWATRYKYRGTGTTS; encoded by the exons ATG gaACTAGAAGCTCCACAAGTTAGCACATGGGAAGGGTATGTGGATTGGAGGAACAAGCCTGCTCTTAGAGGACGCCATGGAGGCATGCTTGCAGCCTCCTTCGTTCTGG tgGCGGAGATATTGGAGAATCTGGCGTTTTTGGCCAATGCTAGCAACTTGGTGTTGTACCTGAGGCATTACATGCACATGTCACCTTCAAAGTCTGCAAATAATGTCACCAATTTCATGGGAACGGCCTTTATTCTTGCCCTCCTCGGTGGTTTCTTATCCGATGCTTTTTTCACCTCTTATCGTGTCTATCTAATAAGTGCAGTTATTGAGTTCCTG GGTCTGATTGTACTCACCATCCAAGCTCGTGATCCTTCATTAAAACCACCAAAGTGTGACTTAGACACCCCATGTCAAGAAGTTAATGGTAGCAAAGCAGCAATGTTGTTCATTGGCCTCTATCTGGTGGCTCTAGGGGTTGGAGGAATCAAAGGGTCACTGCCAGCACATGGTGGTGAGCAATTTGATGAAACCACTCCATCTGGGAGGAAGCAGAGATCAACCTTCTTCAACTACTTTGTCTTCTGCCTATCATGTGGTGCCCTTATTGCAGTTACTTTTGTGGTGTGGATTGAAGACAACAAAGGGTGGCAATGGGGTTTTGCAATATCTACTATTAGCATATTTGTGTCTATCCCAGTGTTCTTGGCTGGTTCAGCTACTTACAAGAACAAGATCCCTTCAGGAAGTCCACTTACAACCATTTTAAAG GTTTTGGTTGCTGCTTTACTGAATATCTGCACCTACAAAAACACTAGCAGTGCTGTGGTAAATATGGCTTCAAGCCCTTCTAATCCACACTCAGGTAGAATGGAATCAAAACTAGAAACTGCAAAAGCAAGCACAATAGCTGAAACCCCAACGAGCCACCTCAAGTTTCTCAACAAAGCAGTTACAAACAAGCCAAGGTATTCATCACTAGAATGCACTGTACAGCAAGTAGAAGATGTAAAGGTAGTATTGAAAGTGCTACCCATATTTGGATGCACCATCATCCTCAACTGTTGCCTAGCTCAGTTGTCCACATTCTCTGTTGAACAAGCTGCCACTATGGATACCAAGCTTGGTTCCCTCAAGGTTCCACCGTCTTCGTTACCAGTTTTCCCAGTGGTATTCATCATGATCCTAGCACCAATTTATGACCACATTATCATCCCCTACACAAGGAAAGCAACCAAATCAGAAATGGGAATCACACACCTCCAAAGGATTGGTTTTGGATTAGTGCTCTCCATAGTTGCAATGGCAGTGGCTGCTCTTGttgaaatcaaaaggaaaagaGTGGCCACTCACTCAGGCCTACTTGATTATCCTACCAAACCACTACCTATCACATTCTTGTGGATTGCTTTTCAGTACTTGTTCCTTGGATCTGCTGATCTTTTCACCTTGGCAGGATTGttggaatttttcttttcagaagcACCAATAAGGATGAGATCATTGGCCACATCTCTTTCATGGGCCTCTTTGGCAATGGGGTACTACCTAAGTTCAGTGATTGTGTCTATAGTAAACAGTGTCACTGGAAATGGCACCCACAAACCATGGCTATCTGGTGCCAACTTTAACCACTATCACCTAGAGAAGTTCTATTGGCTCATGTGTGTGCTAAGTGGGTTGAACTTCCTACACTACCTGTATTGGGCCACCAGGTACAAATATAGAGGGACAGGTACTACTAGTTAA
- the LOC114410764 gene encoding protein TWIN LOV 1-like isoform X1: MPMELELGSTTIQRSFNTRYTRHARDSLDELPDSFTITDPSIPGHPIVFASPGFLKLTGYAAREVLGRPAAIFQGPRTSRKSVIEIREAVREERNAQVVLLNYRKDGTPFWMLFRVCPVFSSDGGAVVHFVAVQVPLQKKEGSGVRDFGFGCCRKEVCADSLAEIGRVCSLEQVLEPDVRELEREEPCEASDEEKRSAVNAMDNIFSVLTHYSEATGRLVCQKRCSIPDVGLLSTSLIISLGRIKQSFVLTNPRLSDMPIVYASDAFLKLTGYAKNEVLGRNCRFLGGTDTDTSTLHLIRESIKTEQPCTVRILNYRKDKSSFWNFLHISPVRDASGKVAYFVGVQIEDSNKNDDSHCLSPEKRQLNVVGVVKVAVRSLSMTVGSSKS; this comes from the exons ATGCCGATGGAGCTGGAGCTAGGTTCAACAACTATCCAGCGATCCTTCAACACGCGCTACACGCGCCACGCGCGCGACTCGCTCGACGAATTGCCTGACAGCTTCACCATCACCGACCCCTCCATCCCTGGCCACCCCATCGTCTTCGCCAGCCCGGGCTTCCTCAAGCTCACGGGCTACGCGGCCCGTGAAGTCCTGGGCCGACCCGCCGCCATCTTCCAGGGCCCGCGAACTTCGAGAAAATCTGTCATTGAAATTCGCGAGGCCGTTAGAGAGGAGCGAAACGCGCAGGTCGTTCTGCTCAACTACCGCAAAGACGGCACGCCGTTTTGGATGCTTTTTCGTGTTTGCCCCGTTTTCAGCAGCGACGGTGGCGCCGTCGTGCACTTTGTTGCCGTACAGGTGCCGCTTCAGAAAAAGGAAGGGTCTGGAGTGAGGGATTTCGGGTTCGGGTGCTGTCGGAAGGAAGTATGCGCCGATTCGTTGGCGGAGATTGGTCGCGTTTGTTCATTAGAGCAAGTGCTGGAACCTGACGTTAGAG AATTGGAGAGAGAAGAGCCGTGTGAGGCAAGTGATGAGGAGAAGCGTAGTGCAGTTAATGCTATGGACAATATATTTTCTGTGCTAACCCATTATAGTGAGGCGACGGGCAGATTGGTGTGTCAAAAGAGATGCAGCATTCCTGATGTGGGTCTTTTAAGCACATCCTTGATTATTTCTCTTGGTAGAATCAAACAAAGCTTTGTATT AACTAATCCGCGTTTATCAGACATGCCTATTGTTTATGCTAGTGATGCCTTCTTGAAATTGACAG GTTATGCAAAAAATGAAGTTTTGGGCCGCAACTGTAGATTTTTAGGTGGAACAGATACTGATACCTCGACATTACATCTG ATAAGGGAGAGCATTAAAACAGAACAACCATGCACAGTACGTATTTTGAATTACAG GAAGGACAAAAGCTCATTTTGGAATTTTCTTCATATCTCACCCGTTCGTGATGCTTCTGGCAAG GTTGCATACTTTGTGGGAGTTCAAATAGAAGACAGCAATAAAAACGATGATAGCCATTGTTTGAGTCCTGAGAAGAGGCAGCTTAATGTGGTTGGTGTAGTCAAGGTTGCAGTGAGGAGTTTATCAATGACTGTGGGATCTTCCAAGTCGTAG
- the LOC114410764 gene encoding protein TWIN LOV 1-like isoform X2 gives MPMELELGSTTIQRSFNTRYTRHARDSLDELPDSFTITDPSIPGHPIVFASPGFLKLTGYAAREVLGRPAAIFQGPRTSRKSVIEIREAVREERNAQVVLLNYRKDGTPFWMLFRVCPVFSSDGGAVVHFVAVQVPLQKKEGSGVRDFGFGCCRKEVCADSLAEIGRVCSLEQVLEPDVRELEREEPCEASDEEKRSAVNAMDNIFSVLTHYSEATGRLVCQKRCSIPDVGLLSTSLIISLGRIKQSFVLTNPRLSDMPIVYASDAFLKLTGYAKNEVLGRNCRFLGGTDTDTSTLHLIRESIKTEQPCTVRILNYRKDKSSFWNFLHISPVRDASGKDFSTLSFSLWLEG, from the exons ATGCCGATGGAGCTGGAGCTAGGTTCAACAACTATCCAGCGATCCTTCAACACGCGCTACACGCGCCACGCGCGCGACTCGCTCGACGAATTGCCTGACAGCTTCACCATCACCGACCCCTCCATCCCTGGCCACCCCATCGTCTTCGCCAGCCCGGGCTTCCTCAAGCTCACGGGCTACGCGGCCCGTGAAGTCCTGGGCCGACCCGCCGCCATCTTCCAGGGCCCGCGAACTTCGAGAAAATCTGTCATTGAAATTCGCGAGGCCGTTAGAGAGGAGCGAAACGCGCAGGTCGTTCTGCTCAACTACCGCAAAGACGGCACGCCGTTTTGGATGCTTTTTCGTGTTTGCCCCGTTTTCAGCAGCGACGGTGGCGCCGTCGTGCACTTTGTTGCCGTACAGGTGCCGCTTCAGAAAAAGGAAGGGTCTGGAGTGAGGGATTTCGGGTTCGGGTGCTGTCGGAAGGAAGTATGCGCCGATTCGTTGGCGGAGATTGGTCGCGTTTGTTCATTAGAGCAAGTGCTGGAACCTGACGTTAGAG AATTGGAGAGAGAAGAGCCGTGTGAGGCAAGTGATGAGGAGAAGCGTAGTGCAGTTAATGCTATGGACAATATATTTTCTGTGCTAACCCATTATAGTGAGGCGACGGGCAGATTGGTGTGTCAAAAGAGATGCAGCATTCCTGATGTGGGTCTTTTAAGCACATCCTTGATTATTTCTCTTGGTAGAATCAAACAAAGCTTTGTATT AACTAATCCGCGTTTATCAGACATGCCTATTGTTTATGCTAGTGATGCCTTCTTGAAATTGACAG GTTATGCAAAAAATGAAGTTTTGGGCCGCAACTGTAGATTTTTAGGTGGAACAGATACTGATACCTCGACATTACATCTG ATAAGGGAGAGCATTAAAACAGAACAACCATGCACAGTACGTATTTTGAATTACAG GAAGGACAAAAGCTCATTTTGGAATTTTCTTCATATCTCACCCGTTCGTGATGCTTCTGGCAAG GATTTTTCCACACTCTCCTTTTCGTTGTGGCTAGAAGGATGA